Proteins encoded within one genomic window of Solibaculum mannosilyticum:
- a CDS encoding 5-bromo-4-chloroindolyl phosphate hydrolysis family protein codes for MNEQFSDIGRDLGRQIGKTVEKVLGSSQMADLGRMINSTIQNTAKTAADTARRSARNAQRNRANRPSWGGPPPRSSYSGKANRPYYEGNPVTPPPVQRPGPVSPPIRRKPAGDGLGTVWVVLGFVGAIPMGLAFLGLLLACFLIPTSLMFFLAGLFFVLCAACSVLIGYGFSRRRRAARFAQYQNVIHGKTYCSIGDLAAAVHCTPNFVVKDLKKMVRLRMFREGYFDQKETCFMLDFETYQQYLRTEENVRRQKLEEQKKKERLYHNPEQAAVEDLLREGRQYIQTIQEINLDLPEEDISKKLDTLEDITCKIFDYVEQHPEKMPQIRKFMCYYLPTTMKLMEAYRDLEQNGVDTPEVRETKQEIQEALDNINQAFQNLFGNLVQDDLLDVSSNISALETMFAQEGLSGDQDFRPTP; via the coding sequence ATGAATGAACAATTTTCCGATATAGGCAGGGATTTGGGCCGACAGATCGGTAAAACAGTGGAAAAGGTGTTGGGCTCTAGCCAAATGGCCGATCTGGGACGCATGATCAATTCCACGATTCAGAATACCGCAAAAACCGCCGCAGATACTGCCCGACGTTCGGCTAGAAATGCGCAGAGGAATCGTGCTAACCGGCCGTCTTGGGGAGGCCCGCCCCCCCGGTCTTCCTATTCAGGAAAGGCCAATCGTCCTTATTATGAAGGCAATCCGGTTACCCCGCCGCCTGTTCAACGTCCAGGCCCGGTTTCTCCCCCCATCCGGCGCAAACCGGCCGGCGATGGGTTGGGAACGGTTTGGGTGGTCTTAGGATTCGTAGGCGCAATCCCTATGGGGCTGGCTTTTTTGGGATTGTTGCTTGCCTGTTTTTTGATTCCAACTTCGCTGATGTTTTTTCTGGCAGGGTTATTTTTTGTATTATGCGCGGCCTGTTCGGTTCTAATCGGCTATGGCTTTTCCCGCCGCCGCCGTGCGGCGCGATTTGCCCAGTACCAGAATGTCATCCACGGCAAAACCTATTGTTCCATCGGAGATTTAGCCGCAGCAGTCCACTGCACCCCGAATTTTGTGGTCAAGGATTTAAAGAAGATGGTACGTCTCAGAATGTTCCGGGAGGGGTATTTCGATCAAAAGGAAACCTGCTTTATGCTGGATTTTGAGACCTATCAGCAGTATCTCAGGACCGAAGAAAACGTCCGCCGGCAGAAGCTGGAGGAACAAAAGAAAAAGGAACGCCTTTATCACAATCCCGAACAGGCGGCGGTAGAGGATCTGTTGCGGGAGGGACGGCAGTATATCCAGACCATCCAAGAGATCAACCTGGACCTTCCGGAAGAAGACATTTCCAAAAAGCTGGATACCCTGGAAGACATCACTTGCAAGATTTTTGATTATGTCGAGCAGCATCCGGAGAAGATGCCGCAGATCCGCAAATTTATGTGTTATTATCTGCCCACCACCATGAAACTCATGGAAGCGTACCGGGATCTGGAGCAGAACGGCGTGGATACCCCGGAAGTCCGGGAGACAAAACAGGAAATTCAGGAGGCGCTGGACAACATCAATCAGGCGTTTCAGAATCTGTTTGGCAACCTTGTGCAAGACGATTTATTGGATGTCTCCAGCAATATATCAGCTCTGGAGACCATGTTCGCCCAGGAGGGACTGAGCGGTGATCAAGATTTCCGTCCCACCCCATGA
- a CDS encoding class II fructose-bisphosphate aldolase — MLVNLNDVLLDARKNHYGVGLFNTVNLEMAKGVLQAAEETRSPVIIGSAEVLLPYASLQELTDMLVPMAKRASVPVVLHYDHGLTVPKIREAIKLGFTSIMYDCSNLSFDDNCREVAAMTKEAHSQGITVEAELGHVGANAGDSDQSVYTQPEEAMEYVSRTGVDALAVAIGSAHGAYKSKPQLQFDLLKKLREQVNIPLVLHGGSGLSDEDFQKSIADGITKINIFTDINCAAAKAAHDGYQDGFGMTDLIEDITKAVKEATIEKMRIFGSIGKA; from the coding sequence ATGCTTGTTAATTTAAATGATGTTTTGTTGGACGCTCGTAAAAATCACTACGGTGTTGGCCTTTTCAATACCGTCAATCTGGAGATGGCAAAAGGCGTATTGCAAGCCGCTGAGGAAACCCGTTCGCCGGTTATTATCGGCAGTGCGGAGGTCCTGCTGCCTTACGCGAGCCTCCAGGAACTCACCGATATGTTGGTCCCCATGGCAAAGCGCGCTTCCGTGCCGGTCGTGCTGCACTATGATCACGGCCTGACCGTCCCCAAAATCCGGGAGGCCATTAAGCTCGGATTTACCTCCATTATGTACGACTGCTCCAACCTGAGCTTTGATGACAACTGCCGCGAAGTGGCCGCCATGACCAAGGAAGCCCACAGTCAGGGGATTACCGTCGAGGCCGAGTTGGGACATGTGGGAGCCAATGCCGGCGACTCTGACCAAAGTGTTTATACACAGCCGGAGGAGGCCATGGAATATGTATCCCGTACCGGAGTGGATGCATTGGCTGTAGCCATCGGATCCGCACATGGCGCATACAAGAGCAAGCCCCAGCTGCAATTTGACCTGCTTAAGAAGCTGCGGGAACAGGTAAATATCCCCTTAGTTCTGCACGGAGGATCGGGCCTGTCGGACGAAGACTTCCAAAAAAGTATTGCCGACGGCATCACAAAGATCAACATTTTTACCGATATCAACTGTGCCGCAGCAAAGGCGGCTCACGACGGATATCAGGATGGTTTTGGCATGACCGATCTCATTGAAGATATCACAAAGGCCGTCAAGGAAGCCACTATAGAAAAGATGAGGATCTTTGGAAGTATCGGCAAAGCATAA
- a CDS encoding toxic anion resistance protein gives MDQEFEMPTLTVEPEKQPSAPAVPASLAEEKKPPVEEIKLTEQEQKMVEDFLPKIQLKDSNLVLQYGSGAQKKIADFSENILNSVRTKDLGEIGEMISQVVTGLESFDAEEDKGFLGFFRRTSKKIDAMKTKYNKAEANLNKICEALEGHQVQLIKDIALLDKMYELNTVYFKELCLYIIAGKRKLEQVRSTELAQLTEKARLSGLPEDAQAANDLAALCNRFEKKVHDLELTRMISIQMAPQIRLVQNNNIQLSDKIQSILVNTIPLWKSQMVLALGLEHSRQALTAQRQVTDMTNELLHKNAEMLKMSTVETAKESERGIVDMETLRHTNESLISTLDEVMRIQAEGRQKRQEAEVELARLEGELKQKLLPGRD, from the coding sequence ATGGATCAAGAGTTTGAGATGCCGACCCTCACCGTAGAACCGGAGAAACAACCGTCAGCGCCGGCGGTGCCCGCCTCTTTGGCAGAGGAGAAAAAGCCTCCTGTAGAGGAAATCAAGCTGACTGAGCAGGAACAAAAAATGGTGGAGGATTTTCTTCCTAAGATTCAGCTGAAGGATTCCAACCTGGTGCTTCAATACGGTTCTGGCGCACAGAAGAAAATCGCGGATTTTTCAGAGAATATTCTCAACAGCGTCCGTACCAAAGACTTAGGGGAAATTGGAGAGATGATCTCCCAGGTGGTCACCGGTCTGGAGAGCTTTGACGCCGAGGAAGACAAGGGCTTCCTGGGATTCTTCCGCCGCACATCCAAGAAGATCGACGCCATGAAGACCAAGTACAACAAAGCCGAAGCAAATCTTAATAAGATCTGTGAGGCGTTGGAAGGGCATCAAGTTCAGCTGATTAAGGACATCGCCCTGCTTGATAAAATGTATGAGCTCAACACAGTTTACTTTAAGGAGCTGTGCCTTTATATCATTGCCGGCAAAAGGAAATTGGAGCAGGTCCGATCCACAGAGCTGGCACAGCTCACGGAAAAAGCTCGGTTGTCCGGCCTGCCGGAGGACGCTCAAGCAGCCAACGATCTAGCTGCATTGTGCAATCGATTTGAGAAAAAGGTGCACGATTTGGAACTGACCCGTATGATCTCCATCCAGATGGCGCCCCAGATCCGTCTCGTGCAGAACAACAACATCCAGCTTTCGGACAAGATCCAGTCTATTTTAGTCAATACCATTCCTTTGTGGAAAAGCCAGATGGTTCTTGCGCTGGGACTGGAACATTCCCGTCAGGCGCTGACCGCACAACGTCAGGTCACCGATATGACCAACGAATTGCTCCATAAAAATGCCGAAATGCTTAAGATGTCCACCGTGGAGACAGCCAAGGAATCGGAGCGCGGTATTGTGGACATGGAAACTCTGCGCCATACCAATGAGAGCCTGATTTCCACTTTGGATGAAGTTATGCGTATCCAGGCAGAGGGACGTCAAAAACGTCAGGAAGCCGAAGTAGAGCTGGCACGTCTGGAAGGCGAGCTCAAGCAAAAGCTGTTGCCTGGCCGGGACTGA
- a CDS encoding carbohydrate kinase family protein yields the protein MKKVLCIGSVTTDIIVRPVDALPDPGTSRVVENAAMYVGGCAANAANDLGKIGVPVSCAFKVGEDSFGSFVKRTMKKYNVNTDGIVTDGSVDTTCSILCVSSDGQRSYFFNPGSAAAYKKEDLDLSLIDQNDIIFVAGALLLYDFDGVPCSEILRYAKEKGKYTVLDTAWDSRDRWMELIEPSLPYLDLFMPSYDEAVKIAGETDLDRIADCFFAKGAKNVIIKIGKDGAYICEENGKRYTLPTYSKYKPIDTTGAGDSFCAGFIAGLAHGLDYRTSGKIANAVGTLCVLEVGASTGIRTWEETLQFMEENKDQVE from the coding sequence ATGAAAAAAGTATTATGCATCGGGTCCGTGACCACCGATATCATCGTCAGGCCGGTGGATGCACTTCCCGATCCCGGTACCAGCCGAGTGGTAGAGAATGCCGCCATGTACGTGGGAGGATGTGCCGCCAATGCCGCCAACGATTTGGGGAAAATAGGAGTCCCAGTGAGTTGTGCATTTAAGGTGGGGGAGGACAGCTTTGGTTCCTTTGTCAAACGCACCATGAAAAAGTATAACGTCAATACTGACGGCATTGTAACCGACGGTTCGGTAGACACAACCTGTTCTATCCTGTGTGTGTCGTCGGACGGTCAGAGAAGCTACTTTTTCAATCCTGGTTCGGCTGCCGCTTACAAAAAGGAAGACTTGGACCTTTCCCTGATCGATCAGAACGATATCATCTTTGTGGCCGGCGCATTGCTGCTCTACGACTTTGACGGAGTACCCTGCAGTGAGATTTTACGTTACGCCAAGGAAAAAGGCAAATACACCGTCCTGGATACCGCTTGGGACAGCAGAGATCGTTGGATGGAACTGATCGAACCATCGCTGCCTTACCTGGATCTGTTTATGCCCAGCTATGACGAAGCGGTTAAAATCGCCGGTGAGACCGATTTGGACCGCATTGCCGATTGTTTCTTTGCCAAAGGCGCTAAAAACGTCATCATCAAGATCGGCAAAGACGGCGCCTATATCTGCGAGGAAAATGGCAAACGATATACCCTGCCTACCTACTCCAAATACAAGCCCATCGATACTACCGGTGCGGGAGATTCCTTCTGTGCAGGTTTTATCGCGGGACTGGCCCACGGTTTGGATTACCGCACCAGCGGAAAGATCGCCAATGCGGTGGGAACCCTGTGTGTCCTGGAAGTAGGAGCTTCCACCGGTATCCGCACTTGGGAGGAAACCCTCCAGTTTATGGAGGAAAACAAGGATCAAGTGGAGTAA
- a CDS encoding aldose 1-epimerase family protein yields MDFRQVREYIGKLDQVFAVKQYVLQGGRQEGVHAIDVSTGAGMELTILPDRCMDFYQLKLNGKGLNFLSPTGIVGPSYCGKAVDGWLSSFGGGFLTTCGMDNIGVGGEDQGEILRMHGSLSNTPAEQVSVCTTVEEGVPTVRISGVMRDATLFLGDVHMTRTVVLRHGINAFEFTDRFVNVGFSTRPLMLLYHFNMGYPLLDETAQLILPTNRVTPRTKHAADYVEQYACITPPSTPFEEMCYYHDIQADDQGMATVGLRNAQQHLGVEITYDKKVLDHFVQWKMLGKGEYAIGLEPCNATIDGRADARENGSLKYLAPGEEVVCRFRVAAYQ; encoded by the coding sequence GTGGATTTTCGTCAGGTCCGGGAATACATTGGAAAGCTGGATCAGGTGTTTGCCGTTAAGCAATATGTGTTGCAGGGGGGACGTCAGGAGGGCGTTCACGCCATCGACGTGTCCACTGGAGCGGGGATGGAACTGACCATTTTACCTGACCGGTGTATGGATTTCTACCAGTTGAAGCTGAATGGAAAGGGACTTAATTTCTTGTCGCCGACCGGTATCGTAGGGCCGTCTTATTGCGGCAAGGCGGTGGACGGATGGCTCTCTTCCTTTGGCGGCGGATTTTTGACCACCTGCGGCATGGATAATATCGGCGTAGGCGGTGAAGATCAGGGTGAAATTCTCCGGATGCACGGCTCTCTGTCCAATACTCCGGCCGAACAAGTCAGCGTCTGTACTACGGTGGAGGAGGGGGTTCCTACTGTCCGCATCAGCGGCGTTATGCGGGACGCCACCCTTTTCCTGGGGGATGTCCACATGACGCGTACGGTGGTATTGCGTCACGGCATCAATGCTTTTGAATTTACCGATCGATTTGTGAACGTAGGTTTTTCCACACGGCCGCTGATGCTTTTGTATCATTTCAATATGGGGTATCCGCTGCTGGATGAAACTGCCCAATTGATCCTGCCCACCAACCGTGTGACTCCTAGGACAAAACATGCGGCCGATTATGTAGAGCAGTATGCATGTATTACTCCGCCGTCTACGCCTTTTGAGGAGATGTGTTATTATCACGACATCCAGGCCGACGATCAGGGAATGGCCACCGTAGGACTGCGCAATGCACAGCAGCATCTGGGTGTGGAGATTACCTATGACAAGAAGGTTTTGGATCACTTTGTTCAGTGGAAGATGCTGGGAAAAGGGGAATACGCCATTGGTCTGGAGCCGTGCAACGCCACCATCGACGGCCGCGCCGATGCAAGAGAAAACGGATCTTTGAAATATCTCGCCCCCGGGGAAGAGGTTGTATGCCGCTTCCGTGTGGCGGCGTATCAGTAA
- a CDS encoding ROK family protein gives MPKNRGENNSFLKQRNRGLLLKLIATQQHTSRIELSRATKLTKMTVTNIISEFIEKGLVVESTLDRTSGVGRNPIGLTISPKAPKCIGLQFDRNSCTAVLCDLKMNILKSNTLPIHGGTGDDLMNMFYHQIDQMLQGEDSILGIGVSALGPLNPRTGTMLTPPNFYHISHLPIAPLLKERYQLPVFMDNENNCVALTESLYGNGRDYSDFLFVSVLNGVGLGIISGGKLQHNKYGFAGELGHVSIDYNGKPCDCGNKGCVESYVRIPVIHQRLCRATGMDLPMSQFYTMSDNPIVDAIFCDMMDKLGCALVSGVNLLNPQAIVVGHALLSLSQKYIDRLENTVNQCRIGREYSYIPFLRPLYGNHVQFIGAACLAANHVFDGELLFD, from the coding sequence TTGCCGAAGAATAGGGGAGAAAACAACTCCTTTTTAAAGCAGCGCAACCGCGGTTTGCTGCTCAAATTGATTGCAACACAGCAACATACCTCCCGGATTGAATTGTCCCGTGCCACTAAATTGACCAAAATGACGGTTACCAACATCATTTCTGAATTTATTGAGAAAGGGTTGGTGGTGGAGAGTACGTTAGACCGTACCTCCGGAGTGGGACGCAATCCGATTGGTTTGACGATTTCACCCAAAGCGCCTAAATGTATTGGCCTCCAATTTGACCGGAATTCTTGTACAGCTGTATTATGCGATCTCAAAATGAATATATTAAAAAGCAATACCCTTCCGATCCATGGCGGAACAGGGGATGATTTGATGAACATGTTTTATCATCAAATCGACCAGATGCTGCAGGGAGAAGATTCCATCTTAGGGATCGGCGTGTCGGCATTAGGCCCCCTGAATCCCCGCACCGGTACCATGCTGACGCCGCCCAATTTTTATCATATTTCTCATCTTCCCATCGCACCGCTTTTAAAGGAACGGTATCAGTTGCCGGTGTTTATGGACAATGAAAACAACTGCGTGGCTTTAACCGAGAGCCTTTACGGCAACGGAAGAGATTATTCAGATTTTTTGTTTGTCAGCGTGCTGAACGGTGTGGGACTGGGAATCATTTCCGGAGGAAAACTCCAGCACAATAAATATGGTTTTGCCGGGGAACTGGGCCATGTCAGCATCGATTATAACGGGAAACCTTGCGACTGCGGCAACAAAGGATGCGTGGAATCCTATGTACGCATTCCTGTCATCCATCAGCGTTTGTGCCGTGCCACCGGTATGGATCTGCCCATGAGCCAGTTTTATACCATGTCGGACAACCCGATTGTAGATGCTATTTTCTGCGATATGATGGACAAATTAGGCTGTGCATTGGTCAGCGGGGTTAACCTGCTCAATCCGCAGGCCATCGTTGTGGGACATGCACTGTTATCCTTGTCCCAGAAGTATATTGACCGTTTGGAAAATACCGTCAACCAATGCCGTATCGGTCGGGAATACAGCTATATTCCATTTCTGCGGCCGTTGTATGGCAATCATGTCCAGTTTATCGGTGCCGCTTGTTTGGCAGCTAATCACGTCTTTGATGGAGAGCTGCTTTTCGACTAA
- the chbG gene encoding chitin disaccharide deacetylase → MKLIINADDFGYSRGINFGILDAYQFGVVRSCSIMANMPAFDHAVQLAGDNPGLGIGVHLNLTCGKPLTDAGELTGPDGLFRRKDDLFPSIGEVPCEVIEAEWEAQIEKVKGSGVNPDHLDSHHHVHMLRPVLPTFLKLAGKYNLPVRLFGREYLPGEYKDIVSPDRFSGDFHGKGAAVDTILKLVDENKTGCLEIMCHPGYLDETILKESGYSMPRPHELHQLTSSDLITKLQEKEVQLVTFSQLDKG, encoded by the coding sequence ATGAAGCTTATCATCAACGCCGACGATTTTGGATATAGCCGCGGCATCAATTTCGGGATCCTGGATGCGTATCAGTTTGGCGTGGTGCGGTCCTGTAGCATCATGGCCAATATGCCGGCCTTCGACCATGCCGTCCAGCTGGCGGGGGACAATCCAGGACTGGGGATCGGGGTCCATTTAAACCTGACCTGTGGGAAACCCTTGACCGATGCGGGGGAGTTGACCGGGCCGGATGGTCTTTTCCGCAGGAAGGACGATCTGTTTCCCTCCATTGGAGAGGTACCCTGTGAGGTTATTGAAGCCGAATGGGAGGCCCAGATTGAAAAGGTAAAAGGGTCAGGCGTCAATCCCGATCACCTGGATAGCCATCATCATGTCCATATGCTGCGCCCGGTACTGCCGACCTTTTTAAAGCTGGCGGGAAAGTATAACCTACCGGTACGGCTTTTTGGACGGGAGTACTTGCCGGGGGAATACAAAGATATCGTATCACCTGACCGATTCAGCGGTGATTTTCACGGCAAAGGCGCTGCTGTGGATACCATTCTAAAGCTGGTGGATGAGAATAAAACCGGTTGTCTTGAAATCATGTGCCACCCTGGTTACTTGGATGAAACGATCTTAAAGGAGAGCGGATACAGCATGCCAAGGCCCCACGAACTGCATCAATTGACCTCCTCAGATCTCATTACAAAGTTACAAGAGAAGGAGGTACAGCTTGTCACATTCTCCCAATTGGATAAGGGATAG
- a CDS encoding D-lyxose/D-mannose family sugar isomerase: MKRELYEEVKEKALALYEKAHIVLTQEEKDNLEVADLGLNDIYRTGIQIVTYVNTDLCCGKEMCLLPHQTCPEHIHAPIPEKDYIGKEETFRCRYGIVYVYVDRGEPTPDPKVQPPKGDEAYYTAKHEIILHPGEQYTMVPNTRHWFQSGPEGAIVSEFSTPSHDELDIFTDPRIDRMPVVED, encoded by the coding sequence ATGAAACGCGAACTGTACGAAGAGGTCAAGGAAAAGGCATTAGCGCTCTACGAAAAAGCACACATTGTTTTGACTCAAGAGGAAAAGGACAATCTAGAAGTGGCTGATCTGGGGCTGAACGACATCTATCGCACGGGTATCCAAATTGTGACGTATGTCAACACCGACTTATGCTGCGGGAAAGAAATGTGCCTTTTGCCTCATCAGACCTGTCCGGAACACATCCATGCGCCGATTCCAGAAAAGGATTACATCGGCAAAGAGGAGACCTTCCGCTGCCGGTACGGTATAGTTTATGTGTACGTAGACCGCGGAGAACCTACGCCGGATCCCAAGGTTCAGCCACCGAAAGGCGACGAGGCATATTATACCGCCAAACACGAGATCATCCTGCATCCCGGTGAGCAGTACACCATGGTGCCCAACACCAGGCATTGGTTCCAGTCCGGTCCGGAAGGCGCTATAGTATCGGAGTTCAGCACCCCCAGCCACGATGAACTGGACATCTTCACCGATCCCCGCATCGATCGTATGCCGGTCGTCGAAGACTGA
- a CDS encoding thiamine-binding protein produces MNQPEASVAIQVLPDVQGEELLRIVDEVIAYIKSCGLPTCVGPFETTIEGDYDKLMDIVKQCQKICIQAGAPSVMSYVKIAFNPKDGVWSIDKKVTKHHS; encoded by the coding sequence ATGAATCAACCGGAAGCCAGTGTGGCTATCCAAGTGCTCCCCGATGTGCAGGGGGAGGAATTGCTCCGCATTGTGGACGAAGTCATCGCCTACATCAAATCCTGCGGCCTGCCGACCTGCGTAGGCCCTTTTGAGACCACCATCGAAGGGGACTACGACAAGCTGATGGACATTGTAAAACAGTGCCAGAAAATCTGTATCCAAGCCGGCGCCCCCAGCGTGATGTCCTATGTCAAAATCGCCTTTAATCCAAAAGACGGCGTTTGGTCCATCGACAAAAAGGTGACGAAGCATCATTCATGA